In Anseongella ginsenosidimutans, one genomic interval encodes:
- a CDS encoding TonB-dependent siderophore receptor: protein MDQQYTGIYVQDELGFLDNRIRLTLAGRYTYVSQSAWGDAAETAEHFTPRIGLSVSIDKSTSFYALYDQAFLPQNGLLSGGGEVKPITGNNTELGIKKDWFDSWNTTLTVYRILKKNELTADPNSPPNSGLSIVLGEKTSQGVEFDLRGEITRGLNLVANYAYTDSRVTEVAPGVPDISEDDIVPGFAAHTINGWLSYQIQTGPLKGTGISAGFTNLLDRATDSWSDSDVRLPDYFRLDGGLFWQGEHLKVTANVFNILDEYLYSGSYYSWLNAFYWQTEAPRNFRLSVGYRF, encoded by the coding sequence ATGGACCAGCAATATACCGGCATCTACGTACAGGACGAGCTGGGTTTTCTTGATAACCGCATTCGTTTGACCCTCGCCGGACGTTACACCTACGTATCGCAGTCGGCCTGGGGAGATGCCGCAGAAACCGCGGAGCATTTTACGCCGCGCATCGGGCTTAGTGTTTCCATTGATAAATCCACTTCTTTTTATGCACTTTATGACCAGGCCTTTCTTCCGCAGAACGGCCTCCTGAGCGGCGGCGGCGAAGTAAAACCAATTACCGGCAACAATACCGAGCTGGGTATCAAAAAAGACTGGTTCGATAGCTGGAACACGACGCTGACCGTTTACAGGATCCTCAAGAAGAACGAACTGACCGCCGACCCCAACAGCCCGCCCAACTCGGGCCTGAGCATTGTGCTGGGCGAGAAAACCTCCCAGGGAGTGGAATTTGACCTCCGCGGAGAGATTACAAGGGGCCTTAACCTGGTGGCCAATTATGCCTATACGGATTCCAGGGTAACCGAAGTGGCGCCCGGCGTTCCTGATATCAGCGAAGACGATATTGTCCCCGGTTTTGCCGCACACACCATCAACGGCTGGCTGAGTTATCAGATCCAAACGGGGCCGCTCAAAGGGACAGGGATCTCCGCCGGCTTTACCAACCTTCTGGACAGGGCGACGGACTCATGGAGCGATTCCGATGTCAGGCTGCCTGATTATTTCCGGCTGGACGGCGGCTTATTCTGGCAGGGAGAGCATTTAAAGGTAACTGCTAATGTATTTAATATCCTGGATGAGTACCTCTACAGCGGCTCCTATTACTCATGGCTGAACGCCTTTTACTGGCAAACCGAAGCGCCCCGCAATTTCCGGCTAAGCGTGGGGTATCGGTTTTAA